A single genomic interval of Lodderomyces elongisporus chromosome 8, complete sequence harbors:
- the EME1 gene encoding crossover junction endonuclease eme1, protein MSQQLSSPPMSSSPMEMSHGKLCQHEQQHNQHNQHAHHGIHSSSVYNHNGTIVSGARKENWNSQLHRGKERTQSLFLSSSCSSSSSSSSSSSSSSSSAPPSPSPLIEKQLINPIGSASSPSRPRMKLSVTDVENSLDESIESQGSIDKAELFGFNSSVFSEPNDENEQSRRLGQSKKTTDLKSIEQTVVNTSPKALCSRIRASQLDTRTICSEHEIIEISDSSDGERDRAHHNNLAVVGACGLTSSIADLPHTKNVAASRALLSKPLTDSQILNTKPQALIASQDPSVIIIDSEDEETENMSINNATNQKISNNNNNNNNNNANNDNDNSILPASSPIHTRVVSTNFGQDSDSILDSSFSFSNSNPMANPTRVQKIDSDVNYSNIENDDGNHNDGSNNDDNNKNNNDDDDVDNGDEFGNLIRTNFSKPISDPLRIFKNDTSNASTLKTGSSTLSNNMVQRGVSMEVSSASYTSITKNANTSSHPLPAMPSFIKWLSSDEAEGSDSPIKVVSMAPQTTNNQDNGQQNRNNERDRIARAARAFASRSSASFRSASELSGSDFYNKSPSRQDKPERSKRQERPERPVFTSSTRDTPKLVQRSKTDVDVIPSFIDTSIFNLPPHHFTSETVQLPAKRSNTAPDTNSNRAKNKAKRAKTDSYISDLPKINNFSYSAKELQEVNKVNRKKEELHAEMEIHIGSKPFELLNEYKEEFNSSIFQWKNNNYSNGVVSSSNSNSNTNSNADLDSNLSIIFWKRRVRAEYISEKDFFIPCLPKKVTQRTFVIYLLAHDFITKLQNKTLQSDLTKARDFILAKCGISELKKGYHVILMVEGYDQLVGKIKAHRQRLFKSQVLSSSGGTGQQQRSPNKNSPSKKRKADETLASYPDPIDIEKMLNQFQLDWQVNIFAVRSREESVNWLNVFTYTIASSLYDKYERNEQLANLGNVRSGSDAKTTFLQSMQQFTRMTQSKAEILYLSHKSMHSVYSKLKAEATLGKDAIGNNIVPPTVDNAMFNFFTSDDPDKAIT, encoded by the coding sequence ATGCTGCAGCAGTTGTCAAGCCCGCCTATGTCCTCGAGTCCCATGGAGATGTCCCATGGAAAGTTATGTCAAcatgaacaacaacacaatCAACATAATCAACATGCTCATCACGGTATTCACTCGAGTTCTGTTTATAATCACAATGGGACAATAGTTTCAGGagctagaaaagaaaattggaaTTCTCAATTGCATCGtggtaaagaaagaacTCAGCTGCTTTTCCTTTCACTGCTGTGCTCTTCAAGTTCAAGTTCAAGTTCAAGTTCAAGTTCAAGTTCAAGTTCAGCACCGCCTTCGCCGTCTCCATTAATCGAAAAACAACTTATAAATCCAATTGGCTCGGCTTCACTGCCAAGCCGACCGAGAATGAAACTCTCAGTGACCGATGTTGAAAACTCTTTGGATGAGAGTATTGAATCTCAGGGTAGTATAGATAAGGCTGAGCTATTTGGCTTCAATTCTAGTGTGTTTCTGGAACcgaatgatgaaaatgagcAATCACGACGACTAGGGCAATCCAAAAAAACGACCGATTTGAAAAGTATAGAGCAAACTGTGGTAAACACGTCACCAAAAGCTTTATGTTCTAGAATACGAGCTTCACAATTGGATACTCGGACAATTTGTTCAGAGCATGAAATCATCGAGATATCAGATCTGAGCGACGGAGAGCGAGATAGAGCTCATCATAATAATTTAGCAGTTGTAGGAGCTTGTGGTTTGACTTCTTCAATTGCTGATCTTCCTCATACTAAAAACGTTGCAGCATCAAGAGCTCTTTTATCTAAACCACTAACTGATTCGCAGATACTCAATACGAAACCACAAGCGTTGATTGCACTGCAAGATCCTTCAGTTATCATAATAGACagtgaagatgaagaaactGAAAACATGTCAATAAATAATGCCACTAACCAGAAAAttagtaacaacaacaacaacaacaataataataatgccAATAACGACAATGATAATTCAATACTTCCAGCTTCATCGCCAATCCATACCAGAGTGGTTAGTACTAACTTTGGTCAAGACTCTGATTCAATCTTGGATTcgtcattttcatttctgaATTCAAATCCTATGGCAAATCCAACTCGTGtgcaaaaaattgattccGACGTTAATTATAGcaatattgaaaatgatgatggGAATCACAATGATGGTAGTAACAATGacgataataataaaaataataatgatgatgatgatgtcgACAATGGTGATGAATTTGGTAATTTAATACGCACAAACTTTTCGAAACCCATTTCGGATCCATTAAggattttcaaaaatgacACAAGTAATGCGTCGACTTTAAAGACGGGCTCTTCCACATTGAGCAACAATATGGTACAGAGAGGTGTTTCAATGGAAGTACTGTCAGCGCTGTATACatcaattacaaaaaacgCAAATACCAGTAGTCATCCACTTCCAGCCATGCCATCATTTATAAAGTGGCTAAGTTCTGATGAAGCCGAAGGAAGCGATAGTCCAATAAAAGTTGTTTCCATGGCGCCTCAAACTACAAATAATCAGGATAATGGTCagcaaaacagaaacaatgAAAGAGACAGAATTGCGAGGGCAGCGCGAGCTTTTGCTAGTCGTTCTTCAGCTAGTTTCAGATCAGCCTCAGAATTGTCAGGTAGTGATTTTTACAATAAAAGTCCGTCTAGACAAGACAAACCAGAGAGGTCAAAAAGGCAAGAAAGACCCGAAAGGCCAGTGTTTACTAGCTCAACACGAGATACTCCAAAACTTGTACAAAGGTCAAAGACCGATGTCGACGTGATTCCAAGCTTTATCGACACGAGTATTTTTAACTTGCCACCTCACCATTTTACATCCGAAACTGTTCAGCTTCCTGcaaaaagatcaaataCTGCACCAGATACCAATTCAAATAGGGCGAAAAATAAGGCCAAGCGCGCAAAGACAGACTCGTACATATCAGATTTGCCAAAGATTAATAATTTTCTGTACTCCGCCAAGGAGTTGCAGGAAGTCAACAAAGTTAACCgcaaaaaggaagaattaCATGCTGAGATGGAAATACATATTGGCTCGAAACCATTTGAACTACTCAACGAATACAAAGAGGAGTTTAATCTGTCAATTTTCCAGtggaaaaacaacaattattCAAATGGTGTTGTTTCAAGCTCCAACTCTAACAGCAATACCAATTCCAACGCTGATTTGGACTCTAATTTACTGATAATATTTTGGAAACGCAGGGTGAGAGCAGAGTACATTCTGGAGAAAGATTTTTTTATACCATGTTTACCCAAGAAAGTTACTCAGCGAACATTTGTGATATACCTTTTGGCTCACGATTTCATTACCAAGCTCCAGAACAAGACATTGCAAAGCGACCTCACCAAGGCTCGTGACTTTATTTTGGCGAAATGTGGCATTTCTGAATTGAAGAAAGGTTATCATGTAATTCTTATGGTGGAAGGGTACGATCAGCTCGTGGGAAAGATTAAAGCTCATAGACAAAGATTATTTAAATCACAGGTGCTACTGAGCAGTGGAGGAACGGGACAACAACAGCGACTGCCCAATAAGAACAGTCCTTCTAAAAAGCGCAAGGCAGATGAAACATTAGCTTCGTACCCGGATCCCattgatattgaaaagatGTTGAATCAATTCCAGTTGGATTGGCAAGTAAACATATTCGCGGTACGTTCTCGAGAAGAGAGCGTTAACTGGCTTAATGTATTTACCTATACTATAGCGTCGTCACTTTATGATAAGTATGAGAGAAACGAGCAATTGGCCAACCTTGGCAATGTGCGCTCTGGAAGCGATGCAAAAACCACATTTTTACAATCAATGCAACAGTTTACAAGGATGACACAATCGAAAGCAGAAATCTTGTACTTGTCACACAAATCCATGCATCTGGTTTATTCAAAGTTAAAGGCAGAAGCAACTTTGGGCAAAGATGCCATAGGAAACAATATCGTTCCGCCTACAGTAGACAATGCGAtgttcaactttttcacaTCAGATGATCCTGATAAGGCAATAACATAG
- the FES1_2 gene encoding hsp70 nucleotide exchange factor fes1 (BUSCO:EOG0926448Q), giving the protein MEKLLHWSIAQQAGDKDALEKIGAPDQKALNQLFGGPDETALMKESILVATNPEVSLEDKEIALDNFEMLIENLDNANNIGNLKLWGKIVDLLNDDVPDELRVLVCGIIGTAVQNNPKSQEDFDQTKGLEVLINVAETTKSKELQLKALYAISSFIRNYRAGYDKFDKLNGWKLLDFDNKDSKYNIRVLSIVSSALSNGLSTQLEQKFKEIKLVHYLASVLNLDANTNLVDKSLNIISELNRIKYDYTAEEKYEVDRGIQVVEGLSDKLNIDDLNGAKQTSK; this is encoded by the coding sequence ATGGAAAAACTATTACATTGGTCAATTGCGCAACAAGCAGGCGATAAAGATGCACTCGAAAAGATTGGAGCACCTGATCAAAAGGCATTAAATCAATTGTTTGGGGGTCCAGATGAAACAGCATTGATGAAGGAGAGCATTTTAGTTGCCACCAACCCAGAGGTTAGTCTCGAAGACAAGGAAATCGCCTTGGACAACTTTGAAATGTTGATTGAAAACTTGGACAATGCAAACAATATCGGAAATTTGAAACTTTGGGGAAAGATAGTTGACTTGCTCAACGATGATGTGCCCGATGAGTTGAGGGTTTTGGTTTGTGGAATCATTGGCACAGCAGTGCAAAACAATCCTAAGTCACAAGAAGATTTTGACCAGACCAAAGGATTGGAAGTGTTGATCAATGTGGCAGAAACCACAAAGAGCAAAGAGTTGCAACTCAAGGCATTATACGcaatttcttcatttaTCAGGAATTATAGAGCAGGATACGATAAATTCGATAAATTGAATGGGTGGAAGTTGTTAGACTTTGACAATAAAGATTCAAAATACAATATACGAGTATTGTCGATAGTCTCATCAGCATTGAGTAATGGTTTAAGTACACAATTGGAGCAGAAATTCAAAGAGATTAAATTGGTACACTACCTTGCCTCCGTCTTAAATTTGGATGCAAACACTAATTTGGTTGACAAATCCTTGAACATAATTTCAGAATTGAATCGCATAAAGTACGACTACACTGCAGAGGAAAAGTATGAGGTAGATAGAGGAATTCAGGTCGTTGAGGGTTTAAGCGACAAACTCAATATTGACGATTTAAACGGTGCCAAACAGACTAGTAAATAG
- the PGK1 gene encoding phosphoglycerate kinase (BUSCO:EOG09262F22): protein MSLSNKLSVKDVDVTGKRVFIRVDFNVPLDGKTITNNQRIVAALPTIKYVEEQKPKAVILASHLGRPNGEKNEKYSLQPVATELEKLLNKKVTFLNDCVGPEVEKAVNSAKDGEIFLLENLRFHAEEEGSHKDKDGKKVKADPEAVQKFRDQLTSLADVYINDAFGTAHRAHSSMVGLDVPQKAAGFLMSKELEYFAKALENPKRPFLAILGGAKVSDKIKLIDNLLDKVNLLIIGGGMAFTFKKVLDNMPIGDSLFDEDGAKNVEALVAKAKKNNVEIILPVDFVTADKFDKDAKVGSADDKEGIPENWMGLDCGPKSEKLFSETVAKAKTIVWNGPPGVFEFDNFAKGTKNLLDACVKSAEEGNIVIIGGGDTATVAKKYGVVDKLSHVSTGGGASLELLEGKELPGVTALSNKN from the coding sequence ATGTCATTATCAAACAAATTGTCAGTTAAGGACGTCGATGTTACCGGTAAAAGGGTATTTATCAGAGTCGACTTTAATGTCCCATTGGATGGTAAAACCATCACCAACAACCAAAGAATTGTTGCTGCATTGCCAACCATCAAATATgttgaagaacaaaagcCAAAGGCTGTGATTTTGGCTTCACACTTGGGCAGACCAAAtggtgaaaaaaatgaaaagtacTCGCTTCAGCCAGTTGCCACTGAGTTGGAgaaattgttgaacaaAAAGGTTACTTTCCTCAATGACTGTGTTGGACCAGAAGTTGAAAAAGCTGTCAATTCAGCCAAGGATGGCGAAATCTTCCTTTTGGAGAATTTGCGTTTCCAcgctgaagaagaaggttCACACAAGGACAAGGATGGTAAAAAAGTTAAGGCTGACCCAGAAGCTGTCCAAAAATTCAGAGACCAATTGACCTCATTGGCTGATGTTTACATCAATGATGCTTTTGGTACCGCACACAGAGCCCACTCCTCAATGGTTGGTCTTGATGTCCCACAAAAGGCTGCTGGTTTCTTGATGTCCAAGGAATTGGAATATTTCGCCAAGGCTTTGGAGAACCCAAAGAGACCATTTTTGGCTATCTTGGGTGGTGCCAAGGTTTCAGACAAGATCAAGTTGATTGACAATTTGTTGGACAAGGTCAACTTGTTGAtcattggtggtggtatgGCCTTTACCTTTAAGAAGGTTTTGGACAATATGCCAATTGGTGACTCTCTCTTTGACGAGGATGGAGCCAAGAATGTTGAAGCTTTGGTTGCTAAGGCTAAGAAGAACAATGTTGAAATCATCTTGCCTGTTGATTTCGTCACTGCTGATAAGTTTGACAAGGATGCCAAGGTTGGTTCAGCTGACGACAAGGAGGGTATTCCAGAAAACTGGATGGGTCTTGACTGTGGTCCAAAATCTGAAAAATTGTTTAGCGAAACAGTTGCCAAGGCAAAGACCATCGTTTGGAATGGTCCACCAGGTGTCTTTGAGTTTGacaattttgcaaaaggTACCAAGAACTTGTTAGACGCATGTGTCAAATCAGCCGAAGAAGGTAACATTGTTAtcattggtggtggtgatacTGCCACTGTTGCAAAGAA